In Phyllopteryx taeniolatus isolate TA_2022b chromosome 13, UOR_Ptae_1.2, whole genome shotgun sequence, the following are encoded in one genomic region:
- the atl1 gene encoding atlastin-1 isoform X1, which produces MAKHRKDRDSWGEWSLGDKNVYDWSSEEEESDGRARPIQVLLVKDDHTFELDEAALSRILLAEEVRDREVAAISVAGAFRKGKSFLMDFMLRYMYNQGSDNWLGQAEEPLTGFSWRGGSERETTGIQIWSEVFQVDRADGTKVAVLLMDTQGTFDSQSTLRDSATVFALSTMISSMQVYNISQNVQEDDLQHLQLFTEYGRLAMEETFLKPFQSMIFLIRDWSFPYEFPYGQEGGMKFLEKRLKISENQHEELQNVRKHIHSCFTNISSFLMPHPGLKVATNPHFDGRIKEIDGEFISNLKILVPWLLSPRNIDVKEINGSKITCRGLLEYFKAYIKIYQGEELPHPKSMLQATAEANNLAAVAAAKDLYNKKMEEVCGGDRPFLAPSELQARHAVIREEALALFRGVKKMGGEEFSRRYLQQLAGEVDQVFVQYIKHNDSKNIFHAARTPATLFVVIFVMYVAAGVTGFVGVDVVASLCNMILGLALITLCTWAYIRYSGEYRELGAVIDQVAGALWDQGSTNEALHKLYNVAANHRHLYQHAFPGHQAADDAAAAAAEERDRKRD; this is translated from the exons ATGGCGAAACACCGCAAAGACAGAGACAGCTGGGGTGAGT ggtcaCTGGGGGATAAGAACGTGTATGATTGGAGCTCGGAGGAGGAAGAGTCAGACGGGCGGGCACGGCCCATCCAGGTGCTGCTGGTGAAGGACGACCACACCTTCGAGCTGGACGAGGCGGCGCTGAGTCGCATCTTGCTGGCCGAGGAGGTGCGCGACCGCGAGGTGGCGGCCATCTCGGTGGCGGGGGCCTTCCGCAAGGGGAAGTCCTTCCTCATGGACTTCATGTTGCGGTACATGTACAACCAA GGGTCCGACAACTGGCTGGGCCAAGCCGAGGAGCCCCTGACCGGCTTCTCTTGGAGGGGCGGCTCGGAGCGGGAGACCACCGGGATCCAGATCTGGAGCGAGGTCTTCCAGGTGGACCGGGCTGACGGGACCAAG gTGGCGGTTTTGCTGATGGACACACAAGGCACCTTTGACAGCCAGTCCACGCTGCGCGACTCGGCCACCGTGTTCGCTCTGAGCACCATGATCAGTTCCATGCAG GTTTACAACATCTCCCAGAACGTCCAAGAAGATGACCTACAACACCTGcag CTGTTCACAGAGTACGGCCGACTCGCAATGGAGGAGACGTTCCTCAAACCTTTTCAG TCCATGATATTCCTCATCCGAGACTGGAGCTTCCCGTATGAGTTTCCATATGGACAGGAGGGAGGCATGAAATTCCTGGAAAAGAGGCTCAAG ATCTCAGAGAACCAGCACGAGGAGCTGCAGAACGTGCGCAAACACATCCACTCGTGCTTCACCAACATCTCCAGCTTCTTGATGCCGCACCCAGGCCTGAAGGTGGCCACCAACCCGCACTTTGATGGACGGATCAAAG AGATTGACGGCGAGTTCATCAGCAACTTGAAGATTCTGGTGCCCTGGCTCCTGAGTCCTCGCAACATCGATGTGAAGGAGATCAACGGCAGTAAGATCACCTGCAGAGGCCTGCTGGAGTACTTCAAG GCTTACATCAAAATTTACCAGGGAGAGGAGCTGCCTCATCCCAAATCCATGCTGCAG GCCACGGCGGAGGCCAACAACCTGGCGGCGGTGGCCGCGGCCAAGGATCTGTACAACAAGAAGATGGAGGAG GTGTGCGGCGGCGACCGTCCCTTCCTGGCGCCCAGCGAGCTGCAGGCGCGCCACGCCGTCATCCGCGAGGAGGCTCTGGCTCTGTTCCGCGGCGTGAAGAAGATGGGCGGCGAGGAGTTCAGCCGCCGCTACCTGCAGCAGCTGGCGGGCGAGGTGGACCAGGTGTTCGTCCAGTACATCAAGCACAATGactccaaaaacattttccacgcCGCccgcacgcccgccaccctctTCGTGGTCATCTTCGTCATGTATGTGGCGGCGGGCGTGACGGGCTTTGTGGGCGTGGACGTGGTGGCCAGCCTGTGCAACATGATCCTGGGCCTGGCCCTCATCACGCTCTGCACCTGGGCCTACATACGATACTCGGGGGAGTACCGAGAGCTGGGGGCCGTCATTGACCAGGTGGCCGGGGCGCTGTGGGACCAG GGAAGCACGAATGAG GCGCTGCACAAGCTGTACAACgtagcagccaatcacaggcaccTGTACCAGCACGCCTTCCCTGGGCATCAGGCCGCCGAtgacgcggcggcggcggcggccgagGAACGCGACAGGAAGCGGGACTGA
- the atl1 gene encoding atlastin-1 isoform X2 produces the protein MAKHRKDRDSWGSLGDKNVYDWSSEEEESDGRARPIQVLLVKDDHTFELDEAALSRILLAEEVRDREVAAISVAGAFRKGKSFLMDFMLRYMYNQGSDNWLGQAEEPLTGFSWRGGSERETTGIQIWSEVFQVDRADGTKVAVLLMDTQGTFDSQSTLRDSATVFALSTMISSMQVYNISQNVQEDDLQHLQLFTEYGRLAMEETFLKPFQSMIFLIRDWSFPYEFPYGQEGGMKFLEKRLKISENQHEELQNVRKHIHSCFTNISSFLMPHPGLKVATNPHFDGRIKEIDGEFISNLKILVPWLLSPRNIDVKEINGSKITCRGLLEYFKAYIKIYQGEELPHPKSMLQATAEANNLAAVAAAKDLYNKKMEEVCGGDRPFLAPSELQARHAVIREEALALFRGVKKMGGEEFSRRYLQQLAGEVDQVFVQYIKHNDSKNIFHAARTPATLFVVIFVMYVAAGVTGFVGVDVVASLCNMILGLALITLCTWAYIRYSGEYRELGAVIDQVAGALWDQGSTNEALHKLYNVAANHRHLYQHAFPGHQAADDAAAAAAEERDRKRD, from the exons ATGGCGAAACACCGCAAAGACAGAGACAGCTGGG ggtcaCTGGGGGATAAGAACGTGTATGATTGGAGCTCGGAGGAGGAAGAGTCAGACGGGCGGGCACGGCCCATCCAGGTGCTGCTGGTGAAGGACGACCACACCTTCGAGCTGGACGAGGCGGCGCTGAGTCGCATCTTGCTGGCCGAGGAGGTGCGCGACCGCGAGGTGGCGGCCATCTCGGTGGCGGGGGCCTTCCGCAAGGGGAAGTCCTTCCTCATGGACTTCATGTTGCGGTACATGTACAACCAA GGGTCCGACAACTGGCTGGGCCAAGCCGAGGAGCCCCTGACCGGCTTCTCTTGGAGGGGCGGCTCGGAGCGGGAGACCACCGGGATCCAGATCTGGAGCGAGGTCTTCCAGGTGGACCGGGCTGACGGGACCAAG gTGGCGGTTTTGCTGATGGACACACAAGGCACCTTTGACAGCCAGTCCACGCTGCGCGACTCGGCCACCGTGTTCGCTCTGAGCACCATGATCAGTTCCATGCAG GTTTACAACATCTCCCAGAACGTCCAAGAAGATGACCTACAACACCTGcag CTGTTCACAGAGTACGGCCGACTCGCAATGGAGGAGACGTTCCTCAAACCTTTTCAG TCCATGATATTCCTCATCCGAGACTGGAGCTTCCCGTATGAGTTTCCATATGGACAGGAGGGAGGCATGAAATTCCTGGAAAAGAGGCTCAAG ATCTCAGAGAACCAGCACGAGGAGCTGCAGAACGTGCGCAAACACATCCACTCGTGCTTCACCAACATCTCCAGCTTCTTGATGCCGCACCCAGGCCTGAAGGTGGCCACCAACCCGCACTTTGATGGACGGATCAAAG AGATTGACGGCGAGTTCATCAGCAACTTGAAGATTCTGGTGCCCTGGCTCCTGAGTCCTCGCAACATCGATGTGAAGGAGATCAACGGCAGTAAGATCACCTGCAGAGGCCTGCTGGAGTACTTCAAG GCTTACATCAAAATTTACCAGGGAGAGGAGCTGCCTCATCCCAAATCCATGCTGCAG GCCACGGCGGAGGCCAACAACCTGGCGGCGGTGGCCGCGGCCAAGGATCTGTACAACAAGAAGATGGAGGAG GTGTGCGGCGGCGACCGTCCCTTCCTGGCGCCCAGCGAGCTGCAGGCGCGCCACGCCGTCATCCGCGAGGAGGCTCTGGCTCTGTTCCGCGGCGTGAAGAAGATGGGCGGCGAGGAGTTCAGCCGCCGCTACCTGCAGCAGCTGGCGGGCGAGGTGGACCAGGTGTTCGTCCAGTACATCAAGCACAATGactccaaaaacattttccacgcCGCccgcacgcccgccaccctctTCGTGGTCATCTTCGTCATGTATGTGGCGGCGGGCGTGACGGGCTTTGTGGGCGTGGACGTGGTGGCCAGCCTGTGCAACATGATCCTGGGCCTGGCCCTCATCACGCTCTGCACCTGGGCCTACATACGATACTCGGGGGAGTACCGAGAGCTGGGGGCCGTCATTGACCAGGTGGCCGGGGCGCTGTGGGACCAG GGAAGCACGAATGAG GCGCTGCACAAGCTGTACAACgtagcagccaatcacaggcaccTGTACCAGCACGCCTTCCCTGGGCATCAGGCCGCCGAtgacgcggcggcggcggcggccgagGAACGCGACAGGAAGCGGGACTGA